The DNA window GTCTACCAATTCCACCACTTCGGCACGTTCAGGCGAAAAGGCTTATATATTCCCGGCGGGCGGTTGGCAAGCTTTTTTTGCGAGGAAATGCGCAAAAGGGCGGGGATGGGGGGCGGGGTGCGGAACACCTTGAAATCGCCGCTGAATCCCGGTAACGGACTGGGCACATCTGGAGTGTTTTCATGGACAATTTCTTGTTGTTGGGCGTTTGTTTCCTGCTGGGCGTGGGGTTGCGGGTCGGCGGGATTATCGACGAGCACGGCCCCGCCGCCCTGAACGCGGTTATCATCCATATGTCTCTGCCTGCCTTGGCGGTGCTTTACGCCCATGACCTGCCCCTCGGGCCCGAGCTGATTCTGCCTGCGGCCATGGCCTGGATTGTTTTCGGCGTGGGATACTGCCTGTTTGTCTTCCTGGGCCGTCGTATGGGCTGGGACCGTCCAACCGTGGTTTGTCTGGCCCTGACCGGGGGGCTGGGCAATACTTCCTTTGTCGGGCTGCCCATGATCGAGGCCTTCTTCGGGCCCCAGTATCTCGGTGTGGGCATGCTTTGCGACACCGCCGGTTCGTTCATGGTTCTGGCCGTGCCGGGCATCATCCTGGCCGCCGGCGCCTCCGGCCGGGCCGTGAGCGGGCGCGAACTGATTCGTAAGGTTCTGCTCTTTCCTCCGCTTATCGCCATCGTCGTGGGCTTCGCACTGCATGCGGTTCCCTACCCGGCGTGGCTGACCGGGATGCTCTCCCGGCTTGGCTCCACCTTGAGTCCCCTGGCCCTGGTGTCCGTGGGCCTAAGCCTGCGCTTCGACGCGATACGCGGGGCGGGCAGGGAGTTGCTCGTGGGCTTGGGCTACAAACTGCTGCTCGCGCCGGTCCTTATCCTCGTCCTCTATTTTTGGGGGCTGGGGCAGACGGACATGGTCGCCAAGGTCACCGTTTTCGAGGCGGGCATGGGACCGATGATTTCCGGCGGAATCGTCGCCATGAGCTACGGCGCCCGTCCCCGGCTGGCCGCGATTATGCTCGGCATCGGCGTGCCGCTTTCCATTTTGACCCGTCCTCTGTGGTATTGGCTGCTCATGGCCCTGTAACCGGGCCTCGCGCATGGGCAAAGAAACGGGCGCGCCGCATCACATGCGGCGCGCCCTTTTTCGTTTGGTGTCGGGAGCGGCTAGAACCGCTCGAAGTCCTGGTCTTCGTTCATGTCCAGGCTGATGCCCCGGTCCGCTTCCGTCGCGGTCGGCTGCGGCCGGGAAGGCGGCAATTGAGCCTGGGCGGTCCGGGTGACCCGGGTGCGGGAGGGCCGTGTCTGGGACCGTGCAGTTTGGGTGTCGATGGTGAAGTACCGCATGGCCTGTTGGAGCTGGGCGGCCTGCGTGGTGAATTCCCGGGCGGCCGAGGCCAGCTCTTCGGAGGCTCCGGCATTTTGTTGGATGACGCTGTCCAACTCCTGGATGGCCTTGTTGATCTCCTGGGCTCCGGCATTCTGTTCGGAGCTGGCCGCCGAGATCTCCTGGACCAGGTCGGCGGTCTTGCGGATGTCGGGGACCATGCGGGTCAGCATGTTACCGGCTTCGTCGGCCTTGACCAGGGTGGAGGTGGACAGCTCACCGATTTCGGCGGCAGCTATGCCGCTGCGTTCGGCCAGTTTGCGCACCTCGGCCGCGACCACGGCGAATCCCTTGCCCGCTTCGCCCGCCCGGGCAGCCTCGATGGCCGCATTTAAGGCCAGGAGGTTGGTCTGCCGGGCGATTTCCTC is part of the Desulfovibrio sp. Huiquan2017 genome and encodes:
- a CDS encoding AEC family transporter, whose translation is MDNFLLLGVCFLLGVGLRVGGIIDEHGPAALNAVIIHMSLPALAVLYAHDLPLGPELILPAAMAWIVFGVGYCLFVFLGRRMGWDRPTVVCLALTGGLGNTSFVGLPMIEAFFGPQYLGVGMLCDTAGSFMVLAVPGIILAAGASGRAVSGRELIRKVLLFPPLIAIVVGFALHAVPYPAWLTGMLSRLGSTLSPLALVSVGLSLRFDAIRGAGRELLVGLGYKLLLAPVLILVLYFWGLGQTDMVAKVTVFEAGMGPMISGGIVAMSYGARPRLAAIMLGIGVPLSILTRPLWYWLLMAL